From a single Brassica napus cultivar Da-Ae chromosome C9, Da-Ae, whole genome shotgun sequence genomic region:
- the LOC106403058 gene encoding cyclin-D4-2 gives MSEIERSSFDDENSITSYPTSILQMGFSSEEDEETIREMIHKERQHSPRDDYLERLRSGDLDLNVRNQALDWIWKACEELQFGPVCICLAVNYLDRFLSVHDLPSGKAWAVQLLAVSCLSLAVKIEDIKVPELIIHLQVGDPWFVFEAKYVQRMELLVLKVLKWRLRAVTPCSYVRYFLSKIYGYDQEPSSRVISRSFQVIASTTKGIDFLEFRASEIGAAVALSVSGELHTLQFDKFSLCPHLDKESVKKIGEMIERNGSTSCPQTPPSNNAVLQFKTLSTSSVSSSLTSLS, from the exons ATGTCAGAAATCGAAAGATCGAGTTTTGATGATGAGAACTCGATTACATCTTACCCAACATCGATCCTTCAAATGGGTTTTTCATCGGAGGAGGACGAAGAGACCATCAGAGAGATGATCCACAAAGAGAGGCAACACTCTCCGAGAGATGATTACTTAGAGAGACTGAGAAGTGGAGATTTGGATTTAAATGTCAGAAACCAAGCTCTTGATTGGATTTGGAAG GCTTGTGAGGAACTTCAGTTTGGACCAGTGTGTATATGCTTAGCAGTTAACTACTTGGATCGTTTCTTATCTGTTCATGACTTGCCT AGTGGAAAAGCTTGGGCTGTGCAGTTGTTAGCCGTGTCTTGTTTATCCCTGGCTGTTAAAATCGAGGATATTAAAGTTCCAGAGTTAATAATACATCTTCAG GTTGGAGATCCTTGGTTTGTGTTTGAGGCTAAATATGTTCAAAGAATGGAGCTTTTGGTGTTGAAGGTATTGAAATGGAGGTTGAGAGCCGTGACACCGTGCTCTTACGTAAGATACTTTTTGAGTAAGATCTATGGATATGATCAAGAACCATCCAGCAGAGTAATCTCCAGATCGTTTCAAGTGATAGCTAGTACAACCAAAG GTATTGACTTTTTGGAGTTTAGAGCTTCAGAGATTGGTGCTGCTGTTGCACTTTCTGTTTCTGGAGAACTCCATACATTACAGTTTGACAAATTCTCCTTATGCCCACACCTTGATAAG GAGAGTGTGAAGAAGATTGGtgaaatgatagagagaaatGGGTCAACTTCATGTCCACAGACACCACCCAGTAATAATGCAGTCTTACAATTTAAGACTCTTTCTACTTCTTCTGTTTCCTCCTCTCTCACTTCTCTTTCttaa
- the LOC106405192 gene encoding classical arabinogalactan protein 4 — protein MVSKMVQVFLIVALFATSALAQAPAPTPTITPPAATPPPVTTPPPVATPPPVATPPPAATPAPATTPPPAVTPAPATTQPSAAPSPSDVPAASPPAPEGPALSPGSLAPGPSDEAPAPSAAFSNKAFIAGTAFTAVMYAAVFI, from the coding sequence ATGGTTTCCAAAATGGTCCAAGTTTTCTTGATAGTGGCTCTCTTCGCTACATCAGCCCTCGCTCAAGCCCCGGCTCCTACACCAACCATCACTCCTCCTGCCGCAACACCCCCTCCCGTTACAACTCCTCCTCCCGTAGCTACTCCTCCACCAGTGGCCACCCCACCACCAGCCGCAACCCCAGCCCCAGCCACCACTCCACCACCAGCCGTGACTCCAGCTCCCGCCACCACTCAACCATCAGCCGCTCCTTCTCCTTCTGATGTTCCCGCCGCATCTCCACCGGCTCCGGAAGGTCCCGCATTGAGCCCAGGCAGTCTTGCTCCAGGACCTTCAGATGAAGCACCTGCCCCGAGTGCCGCTTTCTCCAACAAAGCTTTCATCGCCGGAACCGCTTTCACCGCTGTTATGTACGCCGCAGTTTTcatttga